Proteins co-encoded in one Bacillus paramycoides genomic window:
- the ruvA gene encoding Holliday junction DNA helicase RuvA, translating into MFEYVTGYVEYVGPEYVVIDHNGIGYQIFTPNPYVFQRSKQEIRVYTYHYVREDIMALYGFKTREERLLFTKLLGVSGIGPKGALAILASGQTGQVVQAIEHEDEKFLVKFPGVGKKTARQMILDLKGKLADVVPDAFVDLFSDEERFDEKKGSSAELDEALEALRALGYAEREVSRVVPELLKESLTTDQYIKKALSLLLNGKR; encoded by the coding sequence TTGTTTGAATATGTTACAGGTTACGTGGAGTATGTAGGGCCGGAATATGTCGTAATTGATCATAATGGAATTGGTTATCAAATTTTCACACCGAATCCGTATGTATTTCAAAGAAGTAAGCAAGAAATCCGTGTCTATACATATCATTATGTGAGAGAAGATATTATGGCACTTTACGGGTTTAAAACACGTGAAGAGCGTTTATTATTTACAAAGTTGTTAGGTGTGTCTGGCATTGGACCAAAAGGCGCTCTTGCGATATTAGCTTCTGGTCAAACAGGCCAGGTCGTTCAAGCAATTGAACATGAAGACGAGAAGTTTTTAGTGAAGTTCCCGGGAGTCGGAAAGAAAACAGCGCGCCAAATGATTTTAGATTTAAAAGGAAAACTAGCAGACGTTGTACCAGATGCATTTGTTGATTTATTCTCAGACGAAGAACGTTTTGATGAGAAGAAAGGTTCATCAGCTGAGCTTGATGAGGCGCTGGAAGCTCTGCGCGCACTTGGATACGCAGAACGAGAAGTTTCTCGCGTTGTACCAGAGCTATTAAAAGAATCATTAACGACGGATCAGTATATTAAAAAGGCACTTAGTCTTTTACTAAATGGTAAGAGGTGA
- a CDS encoding iron-hydroxamate ABC transporter substrate-binding protein, with amino-acid sequence MKQKLFILFTIMLVVLSIVGCSSQKEEAKTKEQPKTKVVKHAKGEATIPVNPKRIVDLSGSTEELLLLGHKPVGTANTYKDKIQNHLTEKLDGVKAVGWYWAPKVDLEAVTALKPDLIILNNRQLKIYDQLEKVAPTVVLETNLEDWRGKFKEVGKLFDEEKKADKWIADYDKKADSLSKKIKEKTKDENFMFVAVTPQNFRVYGSFGYGDIIFNDLKLPATKGTDLKQTMAQVSLEGLVAFQPDQMFIVNFGGEADKVYEDYKNSAVWKDNKAVKNNHVYEVSNEIFNTKAFNPIGKDMLIDEIAKQILDKNK; translated from the coding sequence ATGAAACAGAAGCTATTTATTTTATTTACTATTATGCTAGTTGTTCTTTCTATCGTTGGCTGTTCTTCTCAAAAAGAAGAAGCAAAAACAAAAGAACAACCGAAAACAAAAGTTGTAAAACACGCTAAAGGGGAAGCGACAATTCCAGTAAATCCAAAGAGAATTGTTGACTTATCTGGATCAACAGAAGAATTATTACTTCTTGGACACAAACCTGTTGGTACAGCAAATACATATAAAGATAAAATCCAAAATCATTTAACAGAGAAATTAGATGGCGTAAAAGCAGTGGGTTGGTACTGGGCACCTAAAGTTGATTTAGAAGCTGTTACTGCTTTAAAACCAGACTTAATTATTTTAAATAATCGTCAATTGAAGATTTATGACCAATTAGAAAAGGTTGCACCGACAGTTGTTTTAGAAACAAACTTAGAAGACTGGCGCGGTAAGTTTAAAGAAGTAGGTAAACTATTTGACGAAGAAAAGAAAGCAGACAAATGGATTGCAGATTATGATAAAAAAGCAGACTCTCTATCTAAAAAAATTAAAGAAAAAACAAAAGATGAGAACTTTATGTTCGTCGCAGTTACACCACAAAACTTCCGCGTATACGGTAGCTTCGGATACGGTGACATCATCTTTAACGACTTAAAACTTCCAGCAACAAAAGGCACAGATTTAAAACAAACGATGGCGCAAGTATCGCTAGAAGGTCTTGTTGCATTCCAACCTGATCAAATGTTTATAGTAAACTTTGGCGGCGAAGCTGATAAAGTTTACGAAGACTACAAAAACAGTGCCGTCTGGAAAGACAATAAAGCTGTGAAAAACAATCATGTATATGAAGTATCAAACGAAATCTTCAATACGAAAGCTTTCAATCCAATCGGAAAAGATATGCTAATCGATGAAATCGCAAAACAAATTTTAGATAAAAACAAGTAA
- a CDS encoding BofC C-terminal domain-containing protein: MRWILIAMQAFVMMFCFFYETNVKAEGPVPKITEKEPEVTILLERMYVDGEVSEEIFTEKVADLEKFLQQYKEWQLVDRDDVQIVLQKKVDDISPLLKTSGYFGVSEEGILQIFKGVPKSDNAIHSFFQIDMKKLESYERAKLKRGIRIKSKEGFVKTIEKMKQYAVQNKKKSSSW, encoded by the coding sequence ATGAGATGGATACTGATTGCGATGCAAGCTTTCGTTATGATGTTTTGTTTCTTTTATGAAACGAATGTGAAGGCGGAAGGGCCAGTACCAAAAATAACAGAAAAAGAGCCGGAAGTTACAATTTTATTAGAGCGTATGTATGTTGATGGAGAAGTAAGTGAGGAAATCTTTACAGAAAAAGTGGCGGATTTAGAAAAGTTTTTACAGCAGTATAAAGAATGGCAGCTCGTTGATCGTGATGATGTACAAATCGTACTACAAAAGAAAGTTGATGATATTTCTCCGTTATTAAAGACGAGTGGTTATTTTGGTGTGTCAGAGGAAGGGATATTACAAATTTTTAAAGGTGTACCGAAAAGTGATAATGCGATTCATTCCTTCTTCCAAATTGATATGAAAAAGCTTGAGAGTTATGAGCGCGCGAAATTGAAGCGTGGTATTCGAATTAAATCAAAAGAAGGTTTTGTGAAGACGATTGAAAAAATGAAACAATATGCAGTGCAAAATAAGAAAAAAAGCAGCTCATGGTGA
- a CDS encoding DMT family transporter: MKKINRMYIIMLLVPLFWGGSFATAEHVITEIPPITAATIRFGLAGCILIGIVFMKSEWNTSLLLKNWKGLLFVSLTGIFGYNVFFFMGLNYTSTLNGSLIIATMPVFVTLGAILFFKESWSIKVGISLTLSLVGVIVVITGGSMNILMSLSFNKGDLLFIAALTCGVLYSLTGKKVMSGVSSLLTTMSMTVLGTVFLAGLSLYEDGWGKVVTLSLQGWIEMLYMVVCGTLVGYIVFNKGVEELGASKASMYLNLTPIVATGISVVLYGAAVTWRQIVGMIIVLIGVYIATVQSNKDIKKFSRNQYVSK; encoded by the coding sequence ATGAAAAAAATAAATCGTATGTATATCATTATGTTACTTGTTCCTTTATTTTGGGGTGGGTCTTTTGCAACAGCAGAGCATGTTATTACTGAAATTCCACCGATTACTGCGGCAACAATTCGTTTTGGTTTAGCGGGTTGTATTCTAATAGGCATAGTGTTTATGAAATCTGAGTGGAATACAAGTTTGTTATTAAAGAATTGGAAAGGACTGTTATTCGTATCGTTAACAGGTATTTTTGGCTACAATGTTTTTTTCTTTATGGGTCTTAACTATACTTCCACTCTGAATGGCTCGCTTATTATTGCTACAATGCCCGTTTTTGTAACATTGGGAGCGATATTGTTTTTTAAAGAGTCTTGGAGTATAAAAGTCGGAATAAGTTTAACTTTGTCTCTTGTCGGTGTAATAGTTGTTATTACGGGTGGTTCAATGAATATACTTATGTCTTTGTCGTTTAATAAGGGAGATCTTTTATTTATAGCTGCTTTAACCTGTGGGGTGTTATATAGCTTAACAGGAAAAAAAGTTATGAGTGGTGTCTCCTCTTTGTTAACTACAATGAGTATGACGGTATTGGGTACTGTGTTTTTAGCAGGCCTTTCTCTATATGAAGATGGATGGGGAAAGGTTGTGACGCTCTCTTTACAGGGATGGATAGAAATGTTGTATATGGTCGTATGCGGGACGTTAGTTGGATATATCGTGTTTAATAAAGGGGTAGAAGAACTAGGTGCAAGCAAAGCGAGTATGTATTTAAATTTAACTCCTATTGTGGCTACTGGTATATCAGTTGTATTGTATGGAGCAGCTGTTACGTGGCGACAAATAGTTGGGATGATAATCGTATTAATTGGGGTTTATATAGCGACGGTACAATCAAATAAAGATATAAAAAAGTTTTCACGTAATCAATACGTTTCGAAATAG
- a CDS encoding ArsR/SmtB family transcription factor, whose translation MENFECRNTEVVLEKFQVVTPIFQALGDENRQQIIMLLLENKQMNVTQITDKMGISRPAVSHHLKILRQAELIVADRHGKEIFYSIIAGEFLKQVKDLLQAIESNY comes from the coding sequence ATGGAGAATTTTGAATGTAGAAATACAGAAGTTGTATTAGAGAAATTTCAGGTCGTAACACCTATATTTCAGGCGTTAGGAGATGAAAATCGTCAGCAAATTATTATGCTGTTATTAGAAAACAAACAGATGAATGTAACGCAAATAACAGATAAAATGGGGATTTCTAGACCAGCTGTTTCGCATCATTTGAAAATTTTAAGACAAGCAGAACTAATTGTAGCGGATCGACATGGAAAAGAAATTTTTTATTCTATAATAGCCGGAGAATTTTTAAAACAGGTGAAGGATTTACTTCAAGCAATAGAATCAAATTATTAA
- a CDS encoding branched-chain amino acid ABC transporter substrate-binding protein, translating to MKKIKDERLILQTLKNVRIAFLFQSLGIIGILGYIGFTEGIDQITKSPLWLLFILTSIVLSYLQLSVSIDVEENEKEIKLTPYYKIVLRSLIVGIVMTIIYIIFSPERPLFEAILTGGILFICFLVSYSVSYFIKKRRLQDDDE from the coding sequence GTGAAAAAAATAAAGGATGAACGTCTCATTCTGCAAACATTAAAAAACGTACGTATTGCCTTCCTTTTTCAGTCACTTGGTATAATTGGAATTTTAGGCTATATTGGATTCACTGAAGGAATAGATCAAATTACGAAATCTCCATTATGGCTATTATTTATTCTTACGAGTATCGTACTTAGTTATTTACAGTTAAGCGTTTCAATTGATGTAGAAGAAAACGAAAAGGAGATAAAGTTAACTCCTTATTACAAAATTGTTTTACGCTCTCTTATTGTAGGAATCGTTATGACTATTATTTATATCATTTTCAGTCCAGAAAGACCCCTGTTTGAGGCTATTTTAACAGGTGGTATTCTCTTCATTTGCTTTCTAGTTTCTTATTCCGTTAGTTATTTCATTAAAAAACGTCGTTTACAAGATGACGATGAATAA
- a CDS encoding YhcN/YlaJ family sporulation lipoprotein, giving the protein MNTKVKVIAASLLVTSALAACGTPKDNNAMDGRNYNYERTSYNDTHQYRDNVTRNDRYTDYVTYRNGRNGTGYNNYYRDVNYNGQIANPHPTRNITMNNSYINNDGKTAEKITNRVKRMNNVDRVSTVVYGNDVAIAVKPRNPVSNETALANEVRQAVANEVGNRNVYVSVRNDMFTRVDAMSTRLRNGTVTNDFNRDITNMFRDIRYGLTGTMR; this is encoded by the coding sequence TTGAATACGAAAGTAAAAGTGATTGCTGCTTCTTTGTTAGTTACCAGTGCATTAGCTGCATGTGGTACACCAAAAGATAACAATGCAATGGATGGACGTAACTACAATTACGAGCGTACATCTTATAATGATACACACCAATATCGTGATAATGTAACGCGTAACGATCGTTATACAGATTATGTAACATATAGAAATGGTCGTAACGGTACAGGATATAACAATTATTACCGCGATGTAAATTACAATGGTCAAATTGCTAATCCGCATCCAACACGTAATATTACAATGAACAATTCATACATTAACAATGATGGTAAAACAGCAGAAAAAATAACAAATCGAGTGAAACGTATGAATAACGTAGACCGTGTGTCTACAGTTGTATATGGAAATGATGTAGCGATTGCAGTAAAACCACGTAATCCAGTATCGAATGAAACAGCGCTTGCAAATGAAGTTCGTCAAGCCGTTGCAAATGAAGTTGGAAACAGAAACGTATATGTTTCTGTAAGAAATGACATGTTTACTCGTGTCGATGCAATGAGTACACGACTACGTAACGGTACAGTTACAAACGATTTCAATCGTGACATAACAAATATGTTCCGAGACATCCGTTACGGTTTAACTGGTACTATGCGATAG